In one Agrobacterium vitis genomic region, the following are encoded:
- a CDS encoding sugar phosphate isomerase/epimerase family protein yields MRLGIDGQKLPEARKRGPLKSLDHVKELGLGGIFFSTILDMSETLDKGALAEIRAKADKLGLYLEAGVGKINPYCSAEAPEFRAIGDGDVIIGFTRMIEASAAIGCRELWVSPGNFKSEYRGRLANDRFRTDVTWDEQLLAIEKVLLKLAPVARANGVHLNMETHDEITSFEILRLIEKVGEDCMGVVFDTANGLQRAEHPVFAAKRVAPYVRQTHIKDAYVGHATGGLDFQTRPVGRGIVDFATIIPILAKANPELNLSLEVAASVEDKPRKAYPRQCIEINDPIWRAGHPDLTAEELEAYLALVEGFEKRVATGEIPDWETYEASQYGYPTYAQQSYGYSEALEFIKTSARHVEGVCRENGIPLSTPSTKQRAA; encoded by the coding sequence ATGAGACTAGGCATTGACGGACAGAAGCTGCCCGAAGCCAGGAAGCGCGGGCCACTCAAAAGCCTGGACCACGTCAAGGAACTCGGCCTCGGCGGTATCTTCTTCAGCACGATCCTCGACATGAGCGAGACGCTGGACAAGGGCGCATTGGCCGAGATCCGCGCCAAGGCAGACAAACTCGGACTTTATCTCGAAGCCGGTGTTGGCAAGATCAATCCCTATTGCAGTGCCGAGGCACCGGAATTCCGGGCCATCGGCGATGGCGACGTTATCATTGGCTTCACCCGCATGATCGAAGCGAGTGCGGCCATCGGCTGCCGCGAGCTCTGGGTATCGCCGGGAAATTTCAAATCGGAATATCGCGGACGCCTGGCCAATGACCGCTTCCGTACCGACGTCACCTGGGACGAACAATTGCTGGCCATCGAAAAGGTACTGTTGAAGCTCGCCCCCGTGGCGCGCGCCAATGGCGTCCATCTCAACATGGAGACCCATGACGAGATCACCTCCTTCGAAATCCTCCGGCTGATCGAAAAGGTGGGTGAGGATTGCATGGGGGTGGTCTTCGACACCGCCAACGGCCTGCAACGGGCAGAACATCCGGTCTTTGCCGCAAAGCGCGTGGCGCCCTATGTCCGCCAGACCCATATCAAGGATGCCTATGTCGGCCATGCCACAGGGGGGCTCGATTTCCAGACCCGGCCGGTCGGCCGGGGCATCGTCGATTTCGCCACGATCATCCCCATCCTTGCCAAGGCCAATCCCGAACTGAACCTTTCCCTTGAAGTCGCCGCCTCCGTGGAGGACAAACCGCGCAAGGCCTATCCTCGCCAATGCATCGAGATCAACGACCCGATCTGGCGAGCCGGCCATCCCGACCTGACCGCGGAAGAACTTGAGGCCTATCTGGCACTGGTGGAAGGGTTCGAGAAGCGTGTTGCCACCGGCGAGATCCCGGACTGGGAGACCTATGAAGCCAGTCAGTATGGATACCCGACCTATGCGCAGCAGTCCTACGGCTACAGTGAAGCGTTAGAGTTTATCAAAACCTCCGCCCGCCACGTCGAAGGGGTCTGCAGAGAGAATGGAATTCCGCTCTCGACGCCTTCCACGAAACAGCGAGCCGCCTGA
- a CDS encoding GntR family transcriptional regulator: MKKTTRRQGAKTAPKANGPVDATENAHDDVTERIRITLATAIGEGALKPGVKILEDAIADHFGVSRTVVRGALGVLESDHLLERKKNRGTFVAEPGIEEAKALFEARRKLEHVILELVLDHATADQLDALEKLTDEEEHIHYHGDEKSKTVLSGKFHVVLAELGGNAVLTEVLSKIVARLSLVMSLYEEERKDDCGADHHRQIVGALKAKDLPKAQQLMDHHLADIEGRVRLTEGQGDRHTFLAVLENFS, from the coding sequence ATGAAGAAGACGACACGACGTCAAGGCGCAAAGACCGCACCGAAGGCAAACGGCCCGGTCGATGCGACCGAGAACGCCCATGACGACGTGACTGAACGCATCCGGATCACGCTCGCCACGGCGATCGGTGAAGGTGCGCTCAAGCCCGGCGTCAAGATCCTTGAGGACGCGATCGCCGACCACTTCGGCGTGAGTCGCACGGTCGTGCGTGGCGCTCTTGGCGTTCTGGAAAGCGACCATCTCCTGGAACGCAAGAAGAACCGCGGCACCTTCGTTGCCGAACCTGGCATCGAAGAGGCCAAGGCCTTGTTCGAGGCTCGTCGCAAGCTCGAGCACGTCATCCTGGAACTTGTCCTGGACCACGCGACCGCCGATCAGTTGGACGCACTTGAAAAACTGACCGACGAGGAAGAACACATCCATTACCATGGTGATGAGAAGTCGAAGACGGTGCTGTCAGGCAAGTTCCATGTCGTTCTGGCAGAGCTCGGTGGCAATGCCGTCCTGACGGAGGTGTTGTCGAAGATCGTCGCGCGCCTCTCGCTTGTCATGTCGCTCTACGAGGAGGAGCGGAAAGACGACTGCGGGGCTGATCACCACCGCCAGATTGTCGGCGCACTGAAAGCCAAGGACCTGCCAAAAGCGCAGCAGTTGATGGATCACCATTTGGCCGACATCGAGGGGCGCGTTCGGCTGACCGAGGGACAGGGCGATCGGCACACGTTCCTGGCCGTCTTAGAGAATTTTTCCTAA
- a CDS encoding nucleotidyltransferase family protein has translation MKSIDLMYQTMLAELGQRSLDAAWTADFPPDGRFTPANIKGRKYWYFDIPDGHGGTKRRYVGPADDPDIAQRVADHKRDKNDLRARRRLVNTLTREGGMIAPDAMSGDIVEALADGGLFRLRGILIGTVAFQCYSGLLGVRLPMAAILTGDADIAQDYAISREVEDSLPPIVELLQGVDASFRPVPHRSGSAASSAFQNADGHRVEFLTSNRGSNDFTDQPAKMPALGGASADPLRFLDFLIREPVRTILLHRSGIPVVVPDPSRYAVHKLIVASRRHTDGQGSAKREKDVRQAALLFEALQQTRRSADLALVYNEAWERGPAWQEGIRTGAGMLPAPDAERFKTILSEGAKKNREDIELPFGE, from the coding sequence ATGAAGTCCATCGACCTCATGTATCAGACTATGCTCGCCGAGCTAGGTCAGCGCTCGCTAGACGCCGCTTGGACGGCCGATTTCCCTCCAGACGGTCGGTTCACCCCTGCCAACATTAAGGGGCGCAAATATTGGTACTTCGACATCCCAGATGGACACGGTGGCACGAAGCGTCGTTACGTAGGTCCTGCTGACGATCCGGATATCGCGCAACGCGTAGCTGATCATAAGCGGGACAAGAACGATTTACGCGCTCGCAGGCGCTTAGTAAATACCCTGACCCGTGAAGGCGGGATGATCGCCCCCGACGCTATGTCGGGCGATATCGTCGAAGCTCTTGCCGATGGTGGTCTCTTTCGACTCCGCGGTATTCTCATCGGTACGGTGGCCTTCCAATGTTATTCAGGATTGCTGGGCGTACGCCTTCCCATGGCTGCAATCCTGACCGGCGATGCCGACATCGCCCAGGACTATGCCATCAGTCGGGAGGTTGAAGACAGTCTGCCTCCGATCGTGGAGTTGCTGCAGGGCGTCGACGCCAGCTTCAGGCCAGTTCCTCATAGATCGGGATCCGCGGCCTCGTCGGCATTTCAGAATGCCGACGGCCACAGGGTCGAATTCCTGACGTCGAACCGCGGTTCGAACGACTTCACCGACCAGCCCGCGAAGATGCCTGCTCTTGGCGGCGCCAGCGCGGACCCACTACGCTTTCTCGACTTTCTTATTAGAGAGCCCGTCAGGACAATATTGCTCCACCGAAGCGGCATCCCAGTCGTCGTCCCCGATCCGTCTCGGTATGCGGTCCACAAGCTCATAGTCGCCAGCCGTCGGCACACTGACGGGCAGGGGTCGGCAAAGCGAGAGAAGGACGTTCGTCAAGCTGCGCTGCTCTTTGAGGCCCTGCAGCAAACACGGCGATCGGCTGACTTGGCACTCGTCTACAACGAAGCATGGGAGCGCGGGCCCGCGTGGCAAGAAGGTATTCGAACCGGGGCAGGGATGCTGCCGGCACCGGATGCCGAGCGGTTCAAAACGATCCTGAGCGAGGGCGCTAAGAAAAACCGCGAAGACATTGAGCTTCCGTTTGGCGAATAG
- a CDS encoding IS6 family transposase produces MSDFKWRHFQGEVILWAVRWYCRYGVSYRDLEQMMAERGVAVDHIPRFIAGSRNMPRKSRSGGVGTGGGPQSTSWRVDETYVKVRGKWTYLYRAVDKFGNTIDFYLSPTRNAKAAKRFLGKALNSLKDWEKPTVINTDKAPTYGIAIAELKADGKCPKELVHRQVKYLNNVVEADHGKLKQLIRPVRGFKTLKTAYATIKGFEVMRALRKGQAAIFNLTGDIRGEARIVERTFGIGPGALTEAVALLAQNLESQAA; encoded by the coding sequence ATGAGCGATTTCAAGTGGCGTCATTTTCAGGGCGAGGTGATCTTGTGGGCAGTTCGCTGGTATTGCCGCTATGGGGTGAGCTACCGCGATCTTGAACAGATGATGGCTGAAAGGGGCGTCGCCGTTGATCACATTCCACGATTTATCGCTGGGTCCAGAAATATGCCCCGGAAATCGAGAAGCGGCGGCGTTGGCACTGGCGGCGGCCCCCAATCAACGAGCTGGCGGGTTGACGAAACCTATGTGAAGGTTCGCGGCAAGTGGACCTATCTTTACCGGGCCGTCGATAAGTTCGGCAACACGATTGATTTCTATCTATCGCCGACCCGCAATGCCAAAGCGGCCAAGAGATTCCTGGGCAAGGCGCTGAACAGCCTGAAAGATTGGGAAAAGCCAACGGTCATCAACACCGACAAGGCACCAACCTATGGGATCGCGATCGCAGAACTGAAGGCCGATGGCAAATGCCCAAAAGAGTTGGTCCATCGGCAGGTCAAGTATCTGAACAACGTTGTCGAGGCCGATCATGGTAAGCTGAAACAGCTGATCAGACCTGTGAGAGGATTCAAGACGCTGAAAACGGCATATGCGACGATCAAGGGATTCGAGGTGATGCGGGCTTTACGCAAGGGGCAGGCTGCGATTTTCAACCTGACCGGCGATATCCGTGGTGAAGCTCGCATCGTTGAACGGACTTTTGGTATCGGACCGGGCGCTCTCACTGAAGCCGTGGCACTGCTCGCCCAGAATCTCGAAAGTCAGGCCGCTTGA
- a CDS encoding ABC transporter substrate-binding protein: MPSALAQEPAAQTSSAATTPRHITVTDIAGRQVSLPVPVHRMLLGEGRQLYLVASLESENPLAFLAGWKNDLIEADPATYAQYVAKFPKLAQLPTFGGKEAGLIDLESAIVQKPDVVLLNLETQRASKESEYIEKLASLGIPVLYIDFRHQPLHNTEPTIRLLGEIMGREKRAEEIIAFRKKALSQVTDVIEQKKPARPNVFVERIGGYADDCCLTFGNENFGRYVEIAGGHNIGGDFLPGTFGQLNPEQVIAADPDQVVVTSANWEAYVPGGHWIPLGPGANRQEAERKLEWFTTRNAYVGTKAVKNRSFHGIWHQFYNSPYEFIAIQQIAKWLHPDLFADLDPDETFREYHRLFLPIEYKSGYSISLAP; this comes from the coding sequence ATGCCATCTGCTTTGGCACAAGAGCCCGCGGCTCAAACATCCAGTGCAGCAACAACGCCGCGTCATATCACCGTGACAGATATTGCTGGTCGGCAGGTGTCATTGCCTGTTCCTGTCCATCGCATGTTGTTGGGCGAAGGGCGGCAGCTCTATCTTGTCGCGTCATTGGAGTCCGAGAATCCTCTGGCGTTTCTGGCAGGATGGAAAAATGACCTCATTGAAGCCGACCCCGCAACCTATGCCCAATATGTCGCGAAGTTTCCGAAACTGGCCCAACTGCCAACCTTTGGCGGCAAGGAAGCAGGTCTGATTGATCTTGAGTCTGCCATTGTTCAAAAGCCTGATGTTGTGCTTTTGAATCTCGAAACCCAGCGCGCCAGCAAAGAGTCCGAATATATCGAAAAGCTGGCATCACTGGGAATACCGGTTCTTTATATCGATTTCCGGCATCAACCCCTTCACAATACCGAACCAACAATCCGCCTTTTGGGCGAGATCATGGGACGTGAAAAGCGCGCCGAGGAAATTATTGCCTTCAGGAAAAAGGCATTGTCGCAAGTGACGGATGTGATCGAACAAAAAAAGCCCGCACGACCGAATGTCTTTGTCGAGCGGATTGGCGGTTATGCGGATGATTGCTGCCTCACCTTTGGCAATGAGAATTTTGGTCGCTATGTCGAAATCGCCGGCGGGCACAATATCGGCGGTGATTTTCTTCCCGGAACCTTCGGACAATTGAACCCGGAACAGGTGATTGCTGCCGACCCGGATCAGGTTGTGGTCACGAGCGCCAATTGGGAAGCTTATGTTCCGGGTGGACACTGGATACCCCTGGGGCCGGGTGCCAACAGACAGGAAGCCGAACGAAAACTGGAATGGTTCACGACAAGAAATGCCTATGTTGGCACCAAAGCGGTCAAAAACCGCAGTTTCCATGGCATATGGCATCAGTTCTACAACAGCCCTTATGAATTCATCGCCATACAACAAATCGCAAAATGGCTTCATCCGGATTTGTTCGCCGATCTCGATCCAGACGAGACATTCAGGGAATATCATCGCCTTTTTCTGCCAATCGAATACAAGTCAGGCTATAGTATAAGCCTTGCGCCCTGA
- a CDS encoding MFS transporter: protein MLNAFAMLRASTPVFLLLFALQFISMGAMEMSGPFWPLQIRVLSPSDTAFGLASIGVYICPMLGISLTSAFWGRMGDRYGNRLMMVRALAGLAITQLLIALAQDVWVILFLRFLQGAFAGYIAPAQAYAVQVNSGRDRASLFAWLQVATNVGSLGGAFAGGLILDAMPFAAVNITAGAVCGLCALVAWATLPIPPIRQNAPRSASSALTPGHPESSAPVVGLLVLICVLLASRMVLQVPFSLYMTQAFGANHWIIGLSYGLMAFGFVIGAPLWARLFKMRSLGFVLAVNTAIALACASITLIAGYTTLVPVFAGLYFLWGILLGGTTPVLTSRLSQATSFNRQGEILGRVQSWQQIASILGIAAGVGSMQLRGADAAFPLVSACYILSFFIGLSLLLKSGPLPNRIG from the coding sequence CATGGGAGCCATGGAAATGAGCGGTCCTTTCTGGCCGCTGCAGATCAGGGTACTCAGCCCGTCGGATACGGCGTTCGGATTGGCAAGTATCGGGGTTTATATTTGCCCCATGCTTGGCATTTCCCTCACCAGCGCATTCTGGGGGCGTATGGGTGACCGCTATGGCAATCGCTTGATGATGGTTCGGGCCTTGGCGGGGTTGGCGATCACCCAGCTTCTGATTGCGCTTGCCCAAGATGTCTGGGTCATCCTGTTTCTGCGGTTCTTACAGGGGGCTTTCGCCGGCTATATTGCGCCCGCGCAAGCCTATGCCGTGCAGGTCAATAGCGGGCGTGATCGCGCCAGTCTGTTCGCCTGGTTGCAGGTGGCGACCAATGTTGGTTCGCTGGGCGGCGCATTTGCGGGTGGTCTCATTCTGGATGCAATGCCATTCGCGGCCGTTAATATCACGGCCGGGGCCGTATGTGGTCTATGTGCCCTTGTTGCCTGGGCAACATTGCCCATCCCGCCCATCAGACAGAATGCACCGCGCTCCGCTTCAAGCGCGCTCACCCCGGGCCATCCAGAAAGTTCTGCACCAGTCGTCGGGTTGCTGGTTTTGATTTGCGTATTGTTGGCCAGCCGAATGGTGCTGCAAGTGCCGTTTTCGCTCTACATGACCCAAGCTTTCGGAGCCAACCACTGGATTATTGGCCTCAGCTACGGGCTCATGGCGTTTGGTTTTGTGATTGGCGCCCCCCTCTGGGCGCGTCTGTTCAAAATGCGCAGCCTTGGCTTTGTGTTGGCGGTAAACACCGCGATCGCTCTGGCCTGCGCCAGCATCACGTTGATAGCGGGCTACACAACCCTCGTTCCCGTCTTTGCCGGATTGTACTTTCTCTGGGGCATTTTACTTGGTGGCACTACACCGGTTCTTACCTCCCGCCTTTCCCAGGCCACATCCTTCAACCGGCAAGGTGAAATTTTGGGCCGTGTGCAAAGCTGGCAGCAAATCGCTTCCATTTTGGGAATAGCAGCCGGTGTTGGATCAATGCAGCTTCGGGGTGCGGACGCCGCATTTCCCCTCGTATCGGCGTGTTACATCCTGTCATTTTTTATCGGCCTGTCGCTCTTGCTCAAAAGCGGCCCCTTACCCAACCGCATAGGATAA